The Microbacterium paraoxydans genome includes a window with the following:
- a CDS encoding Gfo/Idh/MocA family oxidoreductase: MRTRDVAIVGIENSHAEEIIRYLNVEQPAAVPVRVVALVAGEEERTRELAALGGITRIVADPAELHGAIDALIVTSRDGARHRALAVPFLEAGTPVWVDKPLAASVADAEEIIAAAARGRTPLTSSSALRWVADTDALADGLDGIGELQTLTVTGPADAASPYSGIFFYGIHIADVAQRLVPGEPEDVDVRLLPGGVVARYRVDGVLVTLEFIRPDGDGQVPFRATAVGGHGVLSRDIVLGADYVQPGVDAFARMLETGERPIPDAQLLAPVQVLAQVATAVTAPVA; encoded by the coding sequence ATGAGAACGAGAGACGTCGCCATCGTCGGCATCGAGAACAGCCACGCCGAGGAGATCATCCGCTACCTCAACGTCGAGCAGCCGGCCGCCGTGCCGGTGCGGGTGGTCGCGCTCGTCGCCGGCGAGGAGGAGCGCACCAGGGAGCTCGCGGCGCTCGGCGGGATCACCCGCATCGTCGCGGACCCGGCCGAACTGCACGGCGCGATCGACGCCCTCATCGTCACCTCCCGGGACGGCGCGCGGCACCGTGCGCTCGCCGTGCCGTTCCTGGAGGCGGGTACCCCGGTGTGGGTCGACAAGCCGCTCGCGGCGAGCGTCGCGGACGCGGAGGAGATCATCGCCGCGGCCGCCCGCGGGCGCACCCCGCTCACGTCGTCCTCGGCGCTGCGCTGGGTGGCGGACACGGACGCGCTCGCCGACGGCCTCGACGGGATCGGCGAGCTCCAGACGCTCACCGTCACAGGACCGGCGGATGCCGCGAGCCCGTACAGCGGCATCTTCTTCTACGGCATCCACATCGCCGACGTCGCACAGCGACTGGTGCCCGGTGAGCCGGAGGACGTGGACGTCCGGCTGCTCCCCGGGGGAGTGGTCGCCCGGTACCGCGTGGACGGGGTGCTGGTGACGCTGGAGTTCATCCGCCCCGACGGGGACGGCCAGGTGCCGTTCCGGGCGACCGCGGTCGGGGGACACGGGGTCCTCAGCCGCGACATCGTGCTGGGCGCGGACTACGTGCAGCCGGGGGTCGACGCGTTCGCCCGGATGCTGGAGACCGGGGAGAGGCCGATCCCGGATGCGCAGCTGCTGGCACCCGTCCAGGTGCTCGCGCAGGTCGCGACCGCGGTGACGGCCCCCGTCGCCTGA
- a CDS encoding extracellular solute-binding protein, protein MARRTLIAATASLAAVLAVTGCSSGSGNAGDGDAESGDLRVWLMQDSVSDDAVAWLEEEFAAQNPGSTLTVEMQPWDDIVSRLQTSLASASETPDIVEIGNTKTATFANVGALADISDLYDEVGGDDLIPSFVDQATLDGKTYAYPLYAGTSVVFYRTDLLEKAGVEAPETLDDLVAAAAAVQKANPDGVDGFKGMYFPVVDVHGLEGWLFSHDANYAEEKDGAWVSGLDTPEAKAALTQMQTLWQDSSLGALDAKETAGNPWVPYNNGEVAMFSYRVFAQDSIAPELADVTGVMALPPAEAGGESHQFLGGSNVGIAAKSSRQELAKKAMKLILSEDFMTQLAEDSGWVPGNTTFASAIPDGIVPAELQQQIADTSRLTPAAPNWAIVEGNNIPVDLYSAIAKGEDIDEVVARIGAKIEDTLNAD, encoded by the coding sequence ATGGCACGACGCACCCTGATCGCGGCAACCGCTTCACTGGCCGCGGTGCTGGCCGTCACCGGCTGCAGCTCCGGCAGCGGCAACGCCGGAGACGGCGACGCCGAGAGCGGAGACCTCCGCGTCTGGCTCATGCAGGACTCGGTGTCCGACGACGCCGTCGCGTGGCTCGAAGAGGAGTTCGCGGCGCAGAACCCCGGGTCCACTCTCACCGTCGAGATGCAGCCCTGGGACGACATCGTCTCGCGGCTGCAGACCTCGTTGGCCAGCGCCTCCGAGACCCCGGACATCGTCGAGATCGGCAACACCAAGACCGCGACGTTCGCCAATGTGGGCGCGCTCGCCGACATCTCCGACCTGTACGACGAGGTCGGCGGCGACGACCTCATCCCGAGTTTCGTCGACCAGGCGACTCTCGACGGCAAGACCTACGCCTACCCCCTCTACGCCGGAACGAGCGTGGTGTTCTACCGCACGGACCTGCTGGAGAAGGCGGGCGTCGAGGCACCGGAGACGCTCGATGACCTCGTGGCGGCCGCCGCGGCCGTGCAGAAGGCCAACCCCGACGGCGTCGACGGCTTCAAGGGCATGTACTTCCCCGTCGTCGACGTGCACGGCCTCGAAGGCTGGTTGTTCTCGCATGACGCGAACTACGCCGAGGAGAAGGACGGCGCGTGGGTGAGCGGACTCGACACCCCGGAGGCCAAGGCCGCGCTGACGCAGATGCAGACCCTCTGGCAGGACTCGTCCCTCGGCGCGCTCGACGCCAAGGAGACCGCCGGCAACCCCTGGGTGCCGTACAACAACGGCGAGGTCGCCATGTTCTCCTACCGGGTCTTCGCGCAGGACAGCATCGCCCCCGAGCTCGCCGACGTCACAGGCGTCATGGCCCTGCCGCCGGCGGAGGCAGGAGGGGAGAGCCACCAGTTCCTCGGCGGCTCGAACGTCGGCATCGCCGCGAAGTCGTCCCGGCAGGAGCTCGCGAAGAAGGCCATGAAGCTCATCCTCAGCGAGGACTTCATGACCCAGCTCGCCGAGGACTCCGGCTGGGTGCCGGGGAACACGACATTCGCGTCGGCCATCCCCGACGGGATCGTGCCCGCCGAGCTGCAGCAGCAGATCGCCGACACCAGCCGCCTCACCCCCGCCGCGCCGAACTGGGCGATCGTCGAGGGCAACAACATCCCGGTCGACCTCTACTCCGCGATCGCCAAGGGCGAGGACATCGACGAGGTGGTCGCGCGCATCGGCGCGAAGATCGAAGACACCCTCAACGCCGACTGA